In Candidatus Epulonipiscium viviparus, one DNA window encodes the following:
- a CDS encoding uroporphyrinogen decarboxylase family protein: protein MLPVDLDAFWAKDEEAHKDNCFNPAAQQVALGIRMSGECVFAELNEEGEQWGHTPRERRMELNKRYNDISEKIVGKRLLQEYFPTKEELFPGIKQIGEVFGGRYVYEAGTTWLHGSCQTPAELEAVLDTVDKMNFPEFVLPKNWESEKRRLFEAYGKKPGGFHSVRGPVTLATSIYGVENLMFLYYDEPDLYKRFSDTILKVIMNYIDLMDAESGIVATGFGFYDDNCYLMTPEMYEEFGYPILKAVFEKRSPGPNQKRYQHSDSAMGHLLPLLGKLNLTGTNFGPTLTVDEIRKHLPNARIDGQLAPFTFMNNDQDAIIAEVKRDCEQAINGGYRGLNIATAGSINNGSSIESMRAVMYAIEQYGQYR, encoded by the coding sequence ATGTTACCTGTGGATTTAGATGCGTTTTGGGCAAAGGATGAGGAAGCTCACAAGGACAATTGCTTTAACCCGGCTGCGCAACAAGTAGCGTTGGGGATCCGAATGAGTGGCGAGTGCGTCTTTGCTGAACTTAACGAAGAGGGAGAACAATGGGGACATACGCCTCGAGAACGACGCATGGAATTAAATAAACGCTACAATGATATTTCAGAAAAAATTGTTGGCAAGCGTTTACTTCAAGAATATTTTCCCACTAAAGAGGAGCTCTTTCCGGGTATTAAACAAATTGGAGAGGTTTTTGGCGGACGATATGTATATGAAGCGGGAACCACTTGGCTTCATGGTAGCTGCCAAACTCCCGCCGAGCTAGAAGCGGTTCTCGATACTGTGGATAAGATGAATTTTCCAGAATTTGTATTACCCAAAAATTGGGAATCAGAAAAAAGGAGGCTCTTTGAAGCCTATGGCAAAAAACCTGGGGGCTTCCACAGTGTACGCGGCCCTGTTACACTTGCAACATCGATATATGGCGTAGAAAATCTTATGTTTTTATATTATGACGAGCCCGATTTGTATAAAAGATTTAGCGATACTATTCTCAAAGTAATTATGAATTATATTGATCTGATGGATGCGGAGTCTGGAATTGTTGCGACTGGATTTGGCTTTTACGACGACAACTGCTATTTGATGACACCGGAGATGTACGAGGAGTTTGGCTATCCGATATTGAAGGCCGTGTTTGAGAAGCGTTCGCCCGGACCAAATCAAAAACGCTATCAACATTCCGATTCGGCGATGGGGCACCTGCTCCCGCTGCTGGGCAAACTAAATTTAACCGGCACCAATTTTGGGCCTACGCTTACTGTGGATGAAATTCGCAAGCACCTGCCTAATGCAAGAATCGATGGACAACTGGCGCCATTCACATTTATGAACAACGATCAAGATGCCATTATAGCGGAAGTAAAACGTGACTGCGAACAAGCAATTAATGGAGGTTATCGCGGGCTAAACATCGCGACAGCGGGGTCCATTAACAATGGCAGTTCTATCGAGAGCATGCGCGCCGTGATGTATGCAATTGAGCAGTACGGGCAATATCGATAA
- a CDS encoding MarR family winged helix-turn-helix transcriptional regulator has protein sequence MATEQEIAHVHKLMHENHPKVVFDKMKSDSEGAFAVLRFLNRSGGNVRSKDISQVLHVSTARMTVILRKLYDKKLITKVQNVKDGRSSLIALTDEGRNTINKLHQQMDQTIGKIIDEVGMAEVEKVFYVLGRMRELNQEQEQEILNVCTASDKA, from the coding sequence ATGGCTACAGAACAAGAAATTGCACACGTACATAAACTCATGCATGAGAATCATCCGAAAGTAGTTTTTGATAAAATGAAAAGTGATTCTGAGGGTGCCTTCGCGGTGTTGAGATTTTTAAATAGATCGGGAGGAAACGTCAGATCCAAAGACATCAGCCAGGTGTTGCACGTTAGCACGGCGAGAATGACGGTTATCTTGCGAAAGTTATATGATAAAAAGTTGATCACCAAGGTGCAAAATGTAAAGGACGGCCGATCTAGCTTGATTGCATTAACCGATGAAGGCCGAAACACGATAAATAAGTTGCATCAGCAAATGGACCAAACGATAGGCAAAATAATCGATGAAGTTGGTATGGCAGAGGTGGAGAAAGTCTTTTATGTTTTGGGCAGAATGCGAGAGCTAAATCAAGAGCAAGAGCAAGAGATTTTGAATGTTTGCACTGCTTCTGATAAAGCATAA
- a CDS encoding Gfo/Idh/MocA family protein, whose product MNENDGMNYIPKDKPKPVVAPGEFVFAAIALNHGHIYGMCNSLVNAGATLKSVYDPDPKKIETFLKQFPNTHVAASEQEILSDPEVKLVAAAAITNLRCPLGLRVMDAGKDYFTDKAPFTTLEQLESAKAKVRETGKKYMVCYSERLQVEGAIFAGNLIKQGAIGRVLQVIGLGPHRLSKDSRPDWFFNHEEYGGILCDIGSHQIEQYLFFAGEEDATVVNSKVANYENADKPELEDFGDCTLIGKNGSTNYFRVDWFTPSGLRTWGDGRTIILGTEGYIEIRKYVDVATDKKGGNHVYLVNKDGEKYFNVSGKIGYPFFGEFILDCINRTENAMTQAHAFKAAELCLIAQKQAVRIQ is encoded by the coding sequence ATGAACGAAAACGACGGAATGAACTATATACCAAAAGATAAACCGAAACCAGTAGTGGCACCGGGAGAATTTGTCTTTGCAGCCATCGCGCTAAACCATGGGCATATTTACGGAATGTGTAATAGCCTAGTAAACGCAGGTGCAACATTAAAATCGGTCTACGATCCAGATCCAAAAAAAATCGAAACATTTCTCAAGCAATTTCCAAACACCCATGTCGCTGCAAGTGAGCAAGAAATTTTAAGCGATCCTGAAGTAAAGCTTGTCGCTGCAGCAGCTATCACCAACCTACGATGTCCACTAGGTCTACGCGTCATGGATGCAGGAAAAGACTACTTTACAGATAAGGCTCCGTTTACAACACTTGAACAGTTAGAAAGTGCGAAAGCTAAAGTTCGAGAAACAGGCAAAAAGTATATGGTATGCTATAGCGAGCGTCTGCAAGTTGAGGGAGCCATTTTCGCTGGCAATCTAATAAAGCAAGGAGCGATCGGCCGAGTGTTGCAAGTAATCGGGCTTGGGCCACACCGATTAAGTAAAGATAGCAGACCGGACTGGTTTTTTAACCACGAAGAATACGGCGGAATACTGTGCGATATCGGAAGTCACCAAATAGAGCAATACCTATTCTTTGCCGGAGAAGAAGACGCAACCGTAGTCAATAGTAAAGTAGCCAACTACGAAAATGCCGACAAACCGGAGCTAGAAGATTTCGGTGACTGCACATTAATAGGAAAGAACGGCAGTACAAACTATTTCAGAGTAGACTGGTTTACACCGAGCGGATTGCGAACCTGGGGCGATGGGCGAACAATAATTCTGGGCACCGAGGGATATATCGAGATCAGAAAATACGTCGATGTTGCAACAGATAAAAAAGGCGGAAACCACGTATATCTAGTCAATAAAGATGGAGAGAAATATTTTAACGTATCAGGCAAAATCGGATATCCATTTTTTGGAGAATTTATATTAGACTGCATTAACCGAACCGAAAATGCGATGACTCAAGCTCATGCATTCAAGGCCGCGGAGCTGTGCCTAATAGCGCAAAAGCAAGCGGTACGAATTCAATAA
- a CDS encoding uroporphyrinogen decarboxylase family protein, with translation MFFHEMIGDLDIYLQDLESRIDAIEEERIYNDWLNFANGSVPDGLFTIEPRVPKPSAIKWPKVNINDALKDETLMLYSVYKGCSDSLARGFDRLMTVRPNYGVGILPNAMANVDFFEMAYEQNTLPNVRPLKNGVEDVEKIVAAPLPDIYQHVGIHVFSIGKKFMEIKAKYPKIGKYILFDHPDTQGPMDVADLLWGSDIFFELYESPELVHKFLQKVTDYYIKFLDEWFRIVPNNTGYHVVYGRLVKGKVLVRNDSAINVSPDFFLEFIKPYDEQILEHFNGGAIHFCGRGDHFLPIFKEYKSLNGVDMSQPHLNNMELAFSEIIDKNLKLFTRNNKGVLDSVLTPAHQLKNLAI, from the coding sequence ATGTTTTTTCATGAAATGATTGGTGATTTAGATATTTATTTACAGGATTTAGAGTCGCGTATTGACGCAATAGAAGAAGAACGCATTTATAACGATTGGCTCAATTTTGCAAATGGCTCTGTTCCGGATGGCTTGTTCACGATCGAACCAAGAGTGCCGAAACCATCTGCAATTAAGTGGCCAAAAGTGAATATCAATGATGCGTTAAAAGATGAAACTCTTATGCTATATTCTGTTTACAAAGGCTGTTCCGATTCTTTGGCGAGAGGGTTCGATAGATTAATGACTGTGCGCCCTAACTATGGTGTTGGAATTCTCCCAAATGCCATGGCCAATGTAGATTTTTTCGAAATGGCGTATGAGCAAAACACTCTTCCTAATGTTCGTCCATTAAAAAACGGCGTTGAAGATGTAGAGAAAATCGTTGCAGCACCGCTTCCTGATATCTATCAACATGTTGGCATTCATGTTTTTTCTATAGGCAAAAAGTTTATGGAAATTAAAGCGAAATACCCTAAAATTGGCAAATATATCCTATTTGATCATCCTGATACTCAAGGGCCGATGGATGTGGCCGACCTCCTTTGGGGAAGTGATATTTTTTTTGAGCTATATGAAAGCCCAGAGCTGGTTCATAAGTTTTTGCAAAAGGTAACTGATTATTATATCAAATTTTTGGATGAGTGGTTTAGAATTGTTCCAAATAATACTGGGTATCACGTGGTCTATGGTCGATTAGTAAAAGGAAAAGTGTTGGTTAGAAATGACTCTGCAATTAATGTGTCACCAGACTTTTTCTTAGAGTTTATTAAGCCGTATGACGAGCAAATTTTGGAGCACTTTAACGGCGGCGCTATTCATTTTTGTGGCAGAGGCGACCACTTTCTTCCAATTTTCAAAGAGTATAAATCGTTAAACGGTGTGGATATGTCTCAACCACATCTGAACAATATGGAGCTTGCGTTTAGTGAAATAATCGATAAAAACTTAAAGCTTTTTACACGCAATAATAAAGGTGTGTTAGATTCTGTATTAACACCTGCGCATCAGTTAAAAAATCTTGCAATCTAA
- a CDS encoding PH domain-containing protein gives MLKKIASDVLGLSDIGKIIEPRDFDKVDADDYILHEDQEKIYFIIKSNKDEYCFTNLAFIHVDGERAISSRRLVKRYNFYESSLSAIAIETAGTVDLDIELKFTLNDHPFSIDIEKKHLEQLKDIYKALLAIRHIRHTDQRNYEAGLKSLELTAEIMSGKTSDPISLVTEVEKINDYIFSYHKKLYATCITKDFGKVFEKYINN, from the coding sequence ATGTTAAAAAAAATTGCTTCAGATGTATTGGGACTAAGTGATATTGGTAAAATTATCGAGCCACGAGATTTTGATAAAGTAGATGCTGACGATTACATCTTACATGAAGATCAAGAAAAAATTTACTTTATTATCAAATCAAACAAAGATGAGTATTGCTTCACCAATCTTGCCTTTATCCATGTCGATGGCGAACGCGCTATAAGCAGTAGACGCCTTGTAAAAAGATATAATTTTTATGAGTCTTCTCTCTCGGCCATTGCCATCGAAACAGCCGGAACTGTGGATCTAGATATAGAGCTCAAATTTACTCTCAATGATCATCCTTTCTCAATCGATATCGAAAAAAAGCACTTAGAACAGCTAAAGGATATTTATAAAGCTCTACTTGCTATTCGTCACATTCGTCATACTGATCAAAGAAATTACGAAGCGGGGCTAAAGAGTCTCGAGCTGACAGCTGAAATTATGAGCGGAAAAACTTCTGACCCCATTTCACTTGTAACTGAAGTAGAGAAAATCAATGATTATATCTTTAGCTATCACAAAAAACTATACGCAACCTGCATCACCAAAGATTTTGGCAAGGTATTTGAAAAATATATCAACAACTAA
- a CDS encoding ABC transporter ATP-binding protein, which translates to MQKILKELRPKDWGFIAIVFVLTCVQIWLDLKIPEYMSGITMLVQTEGSAMGEILLTGLLMLLCSFGGLILAVAVSVVASYISATFSFNVRGKIFNKVMSFSMKEINEFSAASLITRTTNDITQVQMLIVMGMQALIRAPLMAGWAIYKIAGNNTVWTVATVVAVFILLLIVGKCIQLAVPKFTQLQELTDGINRVTKENIDGLSVIRAYNAESHQQAKFKIANDKLTDVNIYTTRVMSILKPTVQGTSNFLVLAIYFLGAVMINAAMGMDKMVLFSDMVVFSSYAVQVIMSFMMLVMVFMMLPRASVSAKRIAEVLNTDASIVSGTVEEGEKDKEGEIEFKNVSFQYGNGQDYVLKDISFTAKAGETVAFIGSTGCGKSTLVNLVPRFYDVSDGEVLVNGVDVRNYQKTALNNLIGYVSQKAILFSGTISENVSYGGEFDQDALADAVEIAQAKDFVAALEDAHNGRVSQGGSNFSGGQKQRLSIARAIYKKPPILIFDDSFSALDYKTDRVLRNALEQTCKGATRLIVGQRIGTIRDCDKIIVLDDGAIAGMGTHSQLLETCEVYKQIALSQLSEEELA; encoded by the coding sequence ATGCAAAAAATTTTAAAGGAATTGAGACCAAAGGATTGGGGATTTATAGCGATTGTATTTGTCCTGACGTGCGTTCAGATTTGGTTAGACCTAAAAATTCCAGAGTACATGTCTGGGATCACGATGTTGGTTCAAACCGAGGGAAGCGCCATGGGGGAGATTTTGCTCACGGGATTATTAATGCTACTATGCTCGTTTGGGGGCCTGATACTTGCAGTGGCCGTTTCCGTTGTCGCATCATACATATCTGCAACGTTTTCGTTTAATGTACGCGGGAAAATTTTTAATAAGGTTATGTCCTTTTCGATGAAGGAAATCAATGAATTCTCAGCAGCGAGTCTTATAACCAGAACTACTAACGACATTACGCAAGTTCAGATGCTTATTGTAATGGGTATGCAAGCTCTTATCCGTGCGCCGCTTATGGCTGGGTGGGCTATATACAAGATTGCGGGGAACAATACGGTTTGGACAGTTGCGACTGTTGTTGCGGTATTTATACTATTGCTTATAGTAGGAAAATGTATTCAGCTTGCGGTACCAAAGTTTACACAATTACAGGAGCTTACCGATGGGATCAACCGCGTAACGAAAGAAAACATCGATGGGCTTAGCGTAATTAGAGCGTATAACGCCGAAAGCCATCAGCAAGCAAAATTTAAAATTGCCAACGATAAATTAACAGACGTAAATATTTATACAACAAGAGTGATGTCAATATTGAAGCCAACAGTTCAAGGGACTAGTAACTTTTTGGTATTGGCGATATATTTCTTAGGAGCGGTGATGATCAATGCTGCAATGGGGATGGATAAAATGGTTCTGTTTTCTGACATGGTAGTATTTTCCTCTTACGCAGTACAAGTGATAATGTCGTTTATGATGCTGGTAATGGTCTTTATGATGTTACCGAGAGCGAGCGTTTCTGCCAAGAGGATAGCGGAGGTTTTAAATACAGATGCGTCGATAGTTTCTGGAACTGTGGAAGAAGGAGAAAAAGATAAAGAGGGCGAGATCGAGTTTAAAAACGTAAGCTTTCAGTATGGCAACGGGCAAGACTACGTGCTAAAAGATATCAGTTTTACAGCAAAGGCGGGAGAAACGGTTGCGTTTATTGGCTCTACTGGTTGTGGAAAAAGCACGCTAGTCAATTTGGTGCCAAGATTTTACGATGTTAGCGACGGGGAAGTTTTGGTAAATGGGGTTGATGTACGCAACTATCAGAAGACGGCATTAAATAATTTGATTGGATATGTATCGCAAAAGGCAATACTGTTTTCGGGAACCATTTCTGAAAATGTCAGCTATGGGGGTGAATTTGATCAAGATGCATTAGCAGATGCGGTAGAAATAGCACAAGCAAAAGATTTTGTGGCGGCCCTCGAAGATGCGCACAACGGTAGAGTATCGCAAGGTGGCTCAAATTTCTCTGGTGGGCAAAAGCAAAGACTGTCAATCGCACGTGCAATATATAAGAAACCACCGATTCTGATTTTTGACGACTCATTTAGCGCACTAGACTATAAGACGGATCGCGTCCTTAGAAATGCATTAGAGCAAACGTGCAAAGGTGCGACCAGGCTAATTGTTGGGCAGCGAATTGGCACAATCCGAGACTGCGATAAAATTATCGTTTTAGACGATGGAGCGATCGCTGGAATGGGCACACATTCCCAGCTTTTGGAAACTTGCGAAGTATATAAGCAAATAGCGCTATCACAGTTGTCAGAGGAGGAATTAGCATGA
- a CDS encoding ABC transporter ATP-binding protein, translated as MKKEEYEFGAYKNQGGGGVPGPGGGGGKGPGRGFSHGEKPKNFKAITIKILDYMSSYKWILLIAIGFSFIASVFTVFGPQVLSRVTDAISEGMNTTIDMGKILGLCGSLALIYVINYVLSVWQGFMLADTMQRAAQNLRKDIAAKINKLPMKYFYKTTKGDVLSRVTNDVDTIGRSLSHSIGSFISAVTLFVGAIIMMVLTNILLAIVAILSATIGFVFMKKVMKMSQQHFRNQQKTLGMLNGHIEEMFAGHTVVRAYNGETEAVRIFDEYNTTLKTTAFTAQALSGLMMPVMGFIGNFGYVCVCVTGALMASADMISFGVIVAFMLYIRLFTQPLNQMAQSMQNLQSGAAAAERVFAFLEEEELEKETDKTATVEEQAQGEVEFRNVEFGYLPEKTIIHDFSFTAKPGKKIAIVGPTGAGKTTIVNLLMRFYEINKGEILIDGISIQDLKREDVHSQFCMVLQDTWLFEGTLRENLVYTTEGVTEEDLKKAIKAVGLYHFVKTLPQGYNTILNDHINLSEGQKQQITIARAILADRKMLILDEATSSVDTRTEQIIQSAMDELMKGRTSFVIAHRLSTIKNADTILVVKDGDIIEQGNHEELLMQNGFYADLYNSQFDKTA; from the coding sequence ATGAAAAAAGAGGAGTATGAATTTGGAGCATATAAGAATCAAGGCGGTGGCGGGGTTCCCGGCCCAGGCGGTGGCGGCGGAAAAGGCCCCGGAAGAGGATTTTCACATGGAGAAAAGCCCAAAAATTTTAAAGCAATCACAATAAAAATACTCGATTATATGAGTTCGTATAAATGGATATTGCTCATTGCGATAGGCTTCTCATTTATCGCATCTGTCTTTACGGTGTTTGGGCCGCAAGTTCTCTCGAGAGTTACGGATGCCATCTCAGAAGGGATGAATACCACGATAGACATGGGAAAAATCTTGGGCTTATGCGGTTCACTTGCACTGATTTATGTGATAAATTACGTATTGTCGGTCTGGCAAGGATTTATGCTAGCAGACACGATGCAGAGAGCGGCACAAAACTTACGCAAGGACATTGCAGCGAAAATAAATAAACTACCGATGAAATATTTTTATAAGACAACCAAGGGCGATGTATTATCGAGGGTAACCAACGATGTCGATACAATAGGGCGTTCGCTCTCCCATTCAATTGGATCATTTATAAGTGCAGTAACGCTATTTGTGGGGGCAATCATAATGATGGTGCTGACAAATATACTGTTAGCGATAGTGGCGATCTTATCGGCAACAATCGGTTTTGTATTCATGAAAAAAGTAATGAAGATGTCGCAACAACATTTTAGAAATCAACAAAAAACTTTGGGGATGCTAAACGGACATATCGAAGAAATGTTCGCAGGACACACAGTCGTAAGAGCATACAATGGCGAGACAGAAGCAGTGAGAATATTTGATGAATATAACACCACTTTAAAAACAACAGCGTTTACGGCGCAAGCACTTTCGGGGTTGATGATGCCGGTAATGGGATTTATTGGAAACTTTGGATACGTATGCGTATGTGTAACAGGAGCGCTTATGGCGTCAGCGGACATGATAAGTTTTGGAGTAATAGTAGCCTTTATGCTATACATAAGATTATTTACGCAACCGCTAAATCAGATGGCCCAGTCGATGCAAAACCTTCAATCGGGGGCAGCGGCGGCAGAGAGGGTATTTGCCTTTTTGGAAGAGGAGGAGTTAGAAAAGGAAACAGATAAAACAGCGACCGTGGAAGAGCAAGCACAAGGCGAAGTAGAATTTAGAAATGTAGAATTTGGTTACCTACCAGAAAAGACAATCATCCACGACTTTAGCTTTACCGCAAAGCCGGGGAAAAAAATAGCAATAGTAGGGCCAACTGGTGCCGGCAAAACGACGATTGTAAATTTGCTAATGAGATTTTATGAAATAAACAAAGGCGAAATTCTCATCGATGGTATAAGCATCCAGGATTTGAAGCGAGAAGATGTGCATTCGCAATTTTGTATGGTGCTTCAAGACACATGGCTGTTTGAGGGAACTTTGAGAGAAAACTTAGTCTATACAACAGAAGGAGTAACAGAAGAAGATCTAAAAAAAGCAATCAAAGCGGTAGGGCTATATCACTTTGTTAAAACGCTACCGCAAGGTTATAACACAATCTTAAACGACCACATCAACCTATCAGAGGGACAAAAGCAGCAAATCACAATAGCAAGAGCGATACTAGCCGACCGAAAGATGTTGATATTAGATGAGGCGACATCGTCAGTGGATACAAGAACGGAGCAAATAATTCAATCGGCGATGGACGAATTGATGAAGGGGCGCACCAGCTTTGTAATAGCGCATAGGCTTTCGACAATAAAGAATGCAGATACAATATTGGTGGTAAAAGATGGAGATATAATAGAGCAAGGGAATCACGAAGAGCTTTTAATGCAAAACGGTTTCTATGCAGATCTATATAATTCGCAATTCGATAAGACAGCATAA
- a CDS encoding Gfo/Idh/MocA family protein, whose product MNKVRIGIIGIGGMGTGHCKRIVDGVVANMELTAVADIRPERLEFAKKNFSGVATFDDGIKLLDSGLVDAVIIATPHYGHPIYAQEAFKRGIHVMCEKPAGVYTKEVRKMNEAATESGVVFGMMFNQRTNHIYRKMKEIVDSGELGAIKRVNWIITTWYRTQNYYNSGDWRATWSGEGGGVLLNQCPHNLDLLQWICGMPSKVTAFCHEGKWHDIEVEDDVTAYLEFPNGATGVFVTTTADLPGTNRFEITLEKGKIICEIDHTEPGKQSGISVYKLDVNERDYCYQSKETFKQPNGEWLKVETDGKNPQHNGVCRAFADKILHGTPMVAEGQEGINGLMLSNAMHLSSWLGKTVSLPIDEDLFLAELKKKIENSTFTKESTGVTLDLEGSY is encoded by the coding sequence ATGAATAAAGTTAGAATTGGAATTATTGGAATTGGTGGAATGGGTACTGGGCACTGTAAGCGCATCGTCGACGGCGTTGTAGCCAATATGGAGCTCACGGCAGTCGCGGATATCAGACCAGAGAGACTAGAATTTGCTAAGAAAAACTTCTCAGGAGTGGCAACTTTCGATGATGGAATAAAACTTTTGGATAGCGGGCTTGTAGATGCCGTTATTATCGCAACACCTCATTATGGACACCCTATTTACGCACAGGAAGCATTTAAGCGAGGCATTCATGTTATGTGCGAAAAACCAGCAGGAGTATATACAAAAGAGGTCCGCAAAATGAACGAAGCGGCGACAGAGTCGGGCGTTGTGTTTGGCATGATGTTTAATCAACGCACCAACCATATATATAGAAAGATGAAAGAGATTGTTGATAGCGGAGAGCTCGGCGCAATAAAGCGCGTTAACTGGATTATCACCACTTGGTATCGAACTCAAAATTACTACAACTCCGGAGATTGGAGAGCCACATGGAGCGGAGAAGGTGGTGGCGTATTACTAAACCAGTGTCCACACAACCTAGACTTACTTCAATGGATTTGTGGGATGCCGTCTAAGGTCACTGCGTTTTGCCATGAGGGCAAGTGGCACGATATCGAAGTAGAAGACGATGTTACTGCCTATCTGGAGTTTCCGAACGGGGCAACAGGCGTGTTTGTCACCACCACAGCAGATCTTCCGGGAACAAATCGCTTTGAAATTACGCTAGAAAAAGGAAAAATCATTTGCGAAATTGATCACACTGAGCCAGGAAAACAATCTGGAATTAGTGTATATAAGCTAGACGTAAATGAAAGAGACTACTGCTACCAATCAAAGGAAACGTTTAAGCAACCGAATGGTGAATGGCTAAAAGTGGAAACTGATGGTAAAAATCCACAGCATAACGGGGTCTGTCGCGCATTCGCTGATAAGATTTTGCATGGCACTCCTATGGTTGCAGAAGGACAGGAAGGAATCAACGGGCTAATGCTATCAAACGCGATGCACTTATCCAGTTGGCTAGGCAAAACCGTATCATTGCCTATTGACGAAGATCTATTTTTGGCCGAGCTCAAAAAGAAAATTGAAAACTCCACATTCACAAAAGAGTCAACAGGGGTAACACTAGATTTGGAGGGCAGCTACTAA